Below is a genomic region from Syngnathus typhle isolate RoL2023-S1 ecotype Sweden linkage group LG3, RoL_Styp_1.0, whole genome shotgun sequence.
ATCCTTGTCCGTGTTGTCAAGAATGAGGGGGATCCAATAGCTGGTCACCTAAACCAAAGAACAAAAGAAATGCTGTGGTCAAACTATTCCCAGAAATACTCGGTTTACGCCGTTATATTAAGGGTTAGTACACCCGTTGCAATGCATATTGCTGTTTTATATCATTGTCTATTGAAACGGggtaaacatgcaaactccacaccggGCAAGGGTCGGCACTGTGACTTGAACCcagaacctcagaactgtgtgGCAGCAGTACTAGCTAGGCTTTAGAACCTAGCTATTAGCATCAGGatggtcattattattattaccttcTCTATCGATGTCTTATTGTTGACCGAGTACACAATGCAAATCACGTTTGCCTACAGGAAAAGAGACAGGAGGCCAGTAAGTACTTGTTGAAGTCAGTCCTTCACTTTAcatgaaggggggaaaaaaaataatgacctTAGAGATCTCTTGGAACAACTGCTCATCAGTCTGCTCAGCATCTGCACAGGCAAGACAAAGGGTATGataaaccaaaataaaaatataacaatTGAAACTTAAACATAAGCTCGATTACTCAGTACAATACGACAGTTCATTCAACATTAATTAAATGTATAAATTCATTTCAAAAGCAGACATTCAGTAGACAGCATGGCGGCAAATGacaagcattaaaaaataaGTTTACCAACATACTGCTTATCTTCAAACAATAACTTGTTTGGCTTTTTAATTCTGCtagactttgtatttttttttctacaaatgtgtgacaataacaaatgttgaaatgcTACTTAAAACACGCCATGTGTAGTTCATGAAGATCTTTCTGACAGGTCGACAATAGAAACGCCTATTCTCTGGCTTTTAATTGTACCTGAATAGTCCACAATATGCGTGGGGACTCTCTCTGGAGTGACATCTGCAGGAATAGTTATCTCTTCAGCTCGGTAAGGAACCTGACAGAAAACATTCACGTCACTTCCAATAGTCAGGCTGAGCTCTTCTCGTGAGATGACTTTTACTCTCTGTGAAAtctaaccaaaacaaaaaaaaaagtcatccttACCACAGTTGGGAATTCCTCGCTGACCAGAGACATGATGAGTGACGTCTTTCCCACCTTGGCTATTAATCCAAAAACAGGAATTGAGTGGTCAATGCACCAACCTTAGACCAACTATTGACCAATGAATAAAATAGAGATGTTTCAACAGAGTTAAATCTAAACGCATTACGGTGTATGCGGAAACATCCAGGTTGCCTGTTGGGTGTCATGTTACAGTAGCGTCTTTAAGAATTGTATGTATGAAGGACATTTATTGATCAATCAAATGTGAGAACAAATAAGgaaatgcaaactccacacacacTATAACCATGTGTGTGGTTGTTGCAATAATGAAAGGGATGCGCATTCTGTGGGAAATGAATAGCATTCCTTCAGTTATATTCAAGTAATGCGGATAGTCATTACGCAGCATAGCAGTCATATAAATGAAAAGGTCCACTTACGTTCGCCAACCAGTAAGATTCTGACGTCCTTGCGCATCGTCCCTGGTGTGTTGTTCACCTACGCCACGGTCGCACAACTTGTCACACATTTATGCTCCCGTGGGCAAGGAGGACGCGCACAAGCCTCCAGCTAGCAAGATAGCTAGCTAGCCGCTACGTTTGCATGTCACGGCGCCGATAGCAAGTGGAAAAGCAAAAATATTTGTAAGATACGCTGTTTATGTTACCAAGTGAGTCGTAAGACACAAAGTGCAGAGCGAACCCTCGGCGTAAGTACAGGGAGCTCGGCTAATCTACTCTGACGGAATTTAGCAGGAGGTAGCTAGTTTCTTTGACCACGCCCCTCCAAATCAGCTGACCGAGATAGGGAAGTGACgattgcaaaataaataaataaataactagaAAAAATACCTCtgaaaaaacaaactaaaagtTATTAAAACAACCgtacacttttattttattaatattacATTACAATTTAAATTTACAGCTCTCCCACGACCCTAATAAGAACAAACGGTTTGATGTTCAAAAAGTTATGACAACAGGAAagttaaaaataagaaaaaaacaggCCAGGAGGTAACGTAACATAACTTTTCAACTTTGACATAAATTCTGCTATTGTAAATACAGATCAAGTCCATTTTTTTAACGCggtttggaaaataaaaatgacaaaacgatatggaaaaaaaaagatctacggAACGTAAAGCCATGTGCTTGTTTACACCGGACATTTTTAACGCATCGGACAGCAACTACAGGACCGAACAACAGAATACTTAACGCAATGACCCAATTAATATAACAATTAGTTTTGAAAGACTTCAGTAGTAAACATGTGGGTCGTCAGGCGAGTGTTGTCGTCTGTTGCCCATAGCCGTAAGTAGCATTCAGGTACCTATTTCACTGCAGCGCCTGGATAGTTTTCTACCACAAATTGTGATTTACATGTCAAATCGTTTCCAACTAACACGTTTGCTCACGCTGTTTTAAAACGATCGATCCAATGCAAAATGAAAAACTTACTAAGAATGGCAAAGGTGGTAAAAGTCTTCACTGTCTAGATCACACGCGTTCATACCGTTGTGGACGACGACAAATAATACAAATTGGTCAAGAATGACAaatgggtgtgtttgtgtgtgtgggggcgggCACATCTTAAAGGTatactttttcccccccccaggACAAAGAGGAGATTTTGGAAAATCAAAGCTGGTGTCTTACACTGACAGAGTACTGCATATTCATGATGTGTCCGAATCTAAACGGCTGTTGAATTAAATGCTCTGAATTATATTCTAATCCACATGAATAGGCAACTAAGCAGATAAAATAGCGTAAGAATTCCAAAGTGCAGCTGATGGTTTTTAAACTTTCGGAGTAAAAGTTGTTTGTTTATAAAAAACAGATACCTGAAAAGTTTAATCAAACATGTGTACTTACCAGCCGTAATAAACAGCTTGCGTTCCCTGTGTAGGTCCGTATACTGGTCCCCCAGGCTTGCTCCGGTACCCGCGACCAGGTTCCCCCTCCGAGATGGAGTTGCGCTACCTTCAGTGCACGTGCTGCTGGAGGAGCAGAATCCCAGTGGCGGGATTCGAGAGCCTCAACAGCACCATCTCACCACCCTGCGAAGAGGACGATGACAGCGAGGGGCCCGCCGCTCCTCTCGATGCCTGCTACTCCTCGGAACAACGCGACGCCATCCTTACGTTGCTCAACAACGCCTCGCTCACCGAGCTGGCGGGCGTCAAGCTCCTCCGAGGGCGTAAGTCGGCCAATATCGTGGAGTACCGGAGCAAACACGGCCCCTTTAAGACACTGGAGAGCGTGGTTAACGTGCCGCTGCTTAAGCACAAGAGCGCTCTTGTGGTGTTTGAGTCCATCCTCAACCCGGGGAAGAGGAAGAGGGTGCGCATCCAGCTAGCAAAGTTCATCAGGCCTGAGGTGGACAGGTCCTGGCTGGAGGTAAAGATCCTTGTGGCTGTACACCAGCAAGGATGGTTCTTTTTGCCACAGACCACAATGTAATTGGCAAGATACTGTTGGATTGTTTGATGAATCTTGTTTCTATGATGTCATTGCGAAATCCAGGATGCCAATTCCATCGTTTCACTCGTGTGCGCCACTAATCGAATAGCGTGGGCGCACGTGGGCCGAGGGATGACCGTCATGGACTGGCAGCACCTTGATTGTCCAAACTTCTTAAAGGGCACCTACATGGCGTCGTCATACTTAAACGACGTGAGTCTCGTTCTTGATTTCTTCATTGTTCTTTAATGGATGACCTAATACGTGGTGCAAAAATGGCGTGCAACTTTGCGAGCATCCAGGTGTCAGCGGCGGTGTCCCTCCTCCCTTCGGCGGACTTTTACATCATCGAGAAGCCCTCCATTTCCGTTCAGAACACGGCGCTGTTCCCAGTCATGGCGCACTTGAGGGCGGTGGAGGCCATGTTGTTTGCCCTCCTGGAGGCCAGAAACTTCCCACAGGGCACCAACATTCCTCCCAGGTTCGACGCTTTTTCTCTGAGGTTGACTTTCTGTTGACGCCGACATCTTAAGCAGCATCTTCTCATGACAGAGTTCTAAACATGATGCGGACTGCCGTGGGACGCCACTTTGGACTCATGGTGGGCGAGTCACGGACTAGCGGGGCGCAGGTGGTGCGGCGGCTGATGACGGAGTCCGTGACACAGAAGATGCCACGGATCAACTTCCCGCCAGAGCTGCTGGTCAAATACAGGAACTGGTTCCAGATGAGCAGCAGAAGAGGCGGAGGAGAAGAGCTCTGCGACGCTCTGCTGCAAGCGCTGGCTTTTTACGAGCTGCTCAGCAAATCCTCTGCTTAGGCACCCTTGTGATTCTTTATTTCTTATACTATTACTTGGCTCTCCAGAGTGTGAAATTATGCAACAAAAGAGCATCATTATTTGATCTGTGAAAATGATTTGCTGGATTTGTCTTATTTTAAATGATTATTTCAGGTCTAAATTGGAAGAGGATTGCAATCTTGAAATATGAAAGCCGtatacaaatacaataaacttTATGGTGAAAACAATATACATACAGGATAAGAGTgaaccaaaatgtcatcaataaTATCCTTCAGAATGCCAAATATGAAAAGATTCGCCCATTGATGGATAGAAGCAGATAGCAAGACAAAGTTAAGCAAATGAAAATGCCTTgaagcattttgaaaatgatgCTTTAGGGAACTCTCGCCAGCTCCAGATTTTGGCCACTTAAACATTGCAGGCCAAATGAGGTTGAATGTGACTTTATTtaagtgtaattttttttttttttttttacatgactcACAATCGGGTGTTtgggaaatgaaagaaaaaaaggctcccTGTTTTTAATCAGGAAATTATACTTCTAAAAACTTAGAAACTTTGGGTTGTTGGTGGAGCATCGTTGAGTTTGTCCAGTCACccagtaaaaaaaatgtaatcaaaaTATAGATAACCACTTAGTTGCACGGCACTGAAACTCCAATCTAACTGATTGTTCAAATTCTATTGCTCaggaaaaaaactcaaatctgCTTTCTTAGGGGTGGGAAGGCAAGCACAGTCTCTTATGGCACAAACTATTTGACATTTCTTGGACTCACAGTATCAACAGTGATACTAAAATGGAATTTCTCCCAGTTCTCCACTGATGGGAAAAACAGGCTGCATGCCACGTTGTGGCGCAGCACTGACTTATGCAAAATGAATATCTCTACATATAAAAACATCAAGTGCTAAAAAGAATCAGCTAAGGGTTTAAGACAAGGCTACCTTCATACCACGGACGTGTACAATTCATGTTACCGAGTACAATTTCAACTGTAGTTTTGATGATCCTCATCTATGAGCAGGAAACATTAAAATGGTAGAGAACCAGGATCCAGTCCTCCTCAGTGGGCCATTGTGACTTTATTCAAAAAATAtgtttacatatatatatgaatatgtatatatattcatatatatatacacatatgaatatatatatacacatatgaaCACATGCACACCCgctcgcgcgcacacacacacacggaggatTTGTGGGTTATAACATTGTTTAGGCCTTGTTCAcataccgttttcttccatgtataatgtgcccccatgtataatacgcaccctaaaaatggcatgtcgatgctggaaaaaaacctgtacccatgtataatacgcacccaaattttgactcctacttaagcccgtaaacgtaaaattatttcagaaaaaagatcatctttgggaacaaccggaagATATTCTGcgggtcagtatcactgcgcatgcgctagcaaactcgatagcgaagaaatggttcggatttgtggagggtacattgtgacaggtgatcgagcaagcgtctgatacgagagcattgtgctcgtatggagcgtgtttgaagtgaacagcaaagaaagcgcatctgtaatggcagcctccgtatcatatccggatttaaaaaaaaaaaaaaaattgtacccatgtataatgcgcaccccagatttcaggacaataaattagttaaa
It encodes:
- the tefm gene encoding transcription elongation factor, mitochondrial isoform X2 — encoded protein: MELRYLQCTCCWRSRIPVAGFESLNSTISPPCEEDDDSEGPAAPLDACYSSEQRDAILTLLNNASLTELAGVKLLRGRKSANIVEYRSKHGPFKTLESVVNVPLLKHKSALVVFESILNPGKRKRVRIQLAKFIRPEVDRSWLEDANSIVSLVCATNRIAWAHVGRGMTVMDWQHLDCPNFLKGTYMASSYLNDVSAAVSLLPSADFYIIEKPSISVQNTALFPVMAHLRAVEAMLFALLEARNFPQGTNIPPRVLNMMRTAVGRHFGLMVGESRTSGAQVVRRLMTESVTQKMPRINFPPELLVKYRNWFQMSSRRGGGEELCDALLQALAFYELLSKSSA
- the tefm gene encoding transcription elongation factor, mitochondrial isoform X1, with amino-acid sequence MWVVRRVLSSVAHSRPYTGPPGLLRYPRPGSPSEMELRYLQCTCCWRSRIPVAGFESLNSTISPPCEEDDDSEGPAAPLDACYSSEQRDAILTLLNNASLTELAGVKLLRGRKSANIVEYRSKHGPFKTLESVVNVPLLKHKSALVVFESILNPGKRKRVRIQLAKFIRPEVDRSWLEDANSIVSLVCATNRIAWAHVGRGMTVMDWQHLDCPNFLKGTYMASSYLNDVSAAVSLLPSADFYIIEKPSISVQNTALFPVMAHLRAVEAMLFALLEARNFPQGTNIPPRVLNMMRTAVGRHFGLMVGESRTSGAQVVRRLMTESVTQKMPRINFPPELLVKYRNWFQMSSRRGGGEELCDALLQALAFYELLSKSSA